A single Brassica rapa cultivar Chiifu-401-42 chromosome A04, CAAS_Brap_v3.01, whole genome shotgun sequence DNA region contains:
- the LOC103864609 gene encoding potassium channel AKT1 isoform X1, translating to MGSLRSRGRHEIDEIEQLSRESSHFSLSTGILPSLGARSNRRIKLKRFVVSPYNHKYRIWEAFLEVLVVYTAWVSPFEFGFLRKPRPPLSITDNIVNGFFAIDIIMTFFVGYLDKSTYLLVDDRKMIAFKYLRSWFVLDLISTIPSEVAMKISSQSYGLFNMLRLWRVRRVGALFARLEKDRNFNYFWVRCAKLVCVTIFAVHCAACFYYLIAARHHDPAKTWIGASNANFHDESLWMRYVTSMYWSITTLTTVGYGDLHPVNTKEMIFDIFYMLFNLGLTAYLIGNMTNLVVHGTSRTRNFRDTIQAASNFARRNHLPPRLQDQMLAHLCLKYRTDSEGLQQQETLDALPKAIRSSISHFLFYSLMDKVYLFRGVSNDLLFQLVSEMKAEYFPPKEDVILQNEAPTDFYILVNGTADLVVQDGGTENAVKEVKAGDIIGEIGVLCYKPQLFTVRTKRLCQLLRMNRTTFLNIIQANVGDGTIIMNNLLQHLKEMNDPVMASVLLETENMLAKGKLDLPINLFFAAMREDDLLLHQLLKRGQDPNESDNNGRTPLHIAASKGSLNCVLHLLEYHADPNCRDAEGNIPLWEAMVEGHEKIVKVLLEHGATIEAGDVGHFACTAAEQGNLKLLKEIVRHGGDVTRPRATGTSALHAAVCEGNIEMVKYLLEQGADVNKQDMHNWTAKDLADQQGHEEIKALFREKNNERTHIESSASVPILKTARRFLGRGTSEPNIRPPSREVSFRITETRPRRKTNNFDNSLFGILASQNVQKNGLATVDESRVVNQVRVTISCKEKDEVAVKLVLLPGSFKELLELGSSKCGIVAARVMSKDQNMAEIDDVDVIRDGDHLIFATDSSQS from the exons atGGGGAGTCTCAGGAGTAGAGGGAGACACGAGATAGATGAGATCGAACAGCTTTCAAGAGAGAGTAGTCATTTCAGTCTTTCTACTGGAATCTTACCATCACTTGGAGCTAGAAGCAACCGACGAATTAAGCTAAAGAGATTCGTCGTGTCTCCTTACAATCATAAATACAG GATATGGGAGGCTTTCCTAGAGGTTCTTGTGGTTTATACTGCATGGGTTTCCCCTTTTGAGTTTGGGTTCTTGAGAAAGCCAAGGCCACCACTTTCTATCACCGATAACATTGTGAATGGATTCTTTGCGATCGATATCATCATGACTTTCTTTGTGGGTTACCTTGATAAATCAACTTACCTCCTTGTCGATGATCGTAAAATGATTGCCTTCAAGTACTTGCGTTCTTGGTTCGTCCTCGACCTCATATCAACCATCCCCTCTGAGGTGGCTATGAAAATCTCATCCCAGTCTTACGGATTATTTAACATGCTTCGGCTTTGGCGTGTTCGCAGAGTCGGTGCCTTGTTTGCCAG GCTTGAAAAAGATCGCAACTTCAACTATTTTTGGGTCCGGTGTGCAAAACTCGTTTGT GTTACGATTTTTGCGGTTCATTGTGCTGCATGTTTCTATTACCTTATCGCCGCACGTCACCATGACCCAGCAAAGACCTGGATTGGAGCATCTAACGCGAACTTCCATGACGAAAGCTTGTGGATGCGATATGTGACTTCCATGTACTGGTCCATCACTACTCTAACCACTGTTGGTTATGGTGATTTGCATCCAGTGAACACAAAGGAAATGATATTTGACATTTTCTATATGCTCTTCAACCTCGGGTTAACAGCATACTTGATTGGTAACATGACCAATTTGGTAGTCCATGGAACAAGTCGGACAAGAAACTTT AGAGATACAATACAAGCTGCTTCAAACTTCGCTCGTAGGAACCATTTACCACCTCGTTTGCAAGATCAGATGCTTGCACATTTATGCTTGAAGTACCGAACAGACTCTGAGGGGCTGCAACAGCAAGAGACTCTTGATGCACTCCCAAAAGCAATTAGATCTAGTATATCACACTTCCTTTTCTACTCTCTTATGGATAAAGTCTACCTCTTTCGCGGAGTATCCAATGACTTGCTTTTCCAGCTg GTCTCAgaaatgaaagcagagtacttCCCACCAAAAGAAGATGTAATCTTGCAGAACGAAGCGCCAACAGACTTCTACATCCTTGTGAACGGTACTGCG GACTTGGTTGTTCAAGATGGTGGAACAGAAAAT GCTGTGAAAGAGGTTAAAGCTGGAGACATTATAGGGGAGATAGGTGTGTTGTGTTACAAACCACAACTGTTTACTGTGAGAACAAAACGGCTGTGCCAACTATTGCGTATGAACCGTACAACTTTCTTGAATATCATTCAGGCTAATGTTGGAGATGGAACCATAATCATGAATAACTTACTTCAA CATTTAAAAGAGATGAATGATCCCGTGATGGCGAGTGTTCTGTTGGAGACAGAGAACATGCTTGCAAAGGGTAAACTGGATCTTCCTATCAACTTATTCTTCGCTGCTATGAGAGAAGATGATTTGCTTTTACATCAGTTACTAAAGAGAGGACAAGATCCAAATGAATCGGATAACAATGGCAGAACGCCTCTG CATATAGCAGCATCAAAAGGAAGTCTCAACTGTGTGCTTCATTTGTTGGAGTACCATGCAGACCCTAACTGTAGAG ACGCTGAAGGGAACATACCACTATGGGAAGCAATGGTGGAAGGACATGAGAAAATTGTAAAAGTATTGTTGGAACATGGTGCTACCATAGAGGCAGGGGATGTGGGTCATTTTGCATGCACCGCGGCTGAACAAGGCAACTTGAAGCTACTAAAAGAAATAGTTCGACATGGTGGAGATGTTACCCGTCCAAGAGCCACAGGGACCTCTGCACTCCATGCTGCTGTATGTGAAGGGAATATCGAAATGGTTAAGTATCTCCTCGAGCAAGGTGCGGACGTTAACAAACAAGATATGCATAACTGGACGGCCAAGGATCTCGCTGACCAACAAGGGCATGAGGAGATTAAAGCATTATTCAGagaaaagaacaatgagagGACGCATATTGAGTCGAGTGCCTCGGTTCCTATACTCAAAACCGCGAGACGATTCCTAGGAAGAGGTACTAGTGAACCCAACATCCGCCCTCCATCAAGAGAGGTGTCCTTTAGGATCACTGAAACAAGGCCAAGGCGGAAAACAAACAACTTCGACAACTCGTTGTTTGGGATCTTAGCTAGTCAAAACGTGCAAAAGAACGGGCTTGCCACGGTGGACGAAAGCAGAGTCGTGAACCAGGTGAGGGTGACGATTAGTTGTAAGGAGAAAGATGAGGTAGCAGTGAAGCTGGTGCTGCTTCCAGGGAGTTTCAAGGAGTTGCTAGAATTGGGTTCCAGCAAGTGTGGTATTGTTGCTGCCAGAGTTATGAGCAAAGATCAGAACATGGCAGAGATTGATGATGTAGATGTTATAAGAGATGGAGATCATCTCATCTTTGCAACTGATTCTAGCCAGTCCTAG
- the LOC103864608 gene encoding stromal cell-derived factor 2-like protein, which yields MALGFFCLALFLYLSLDPDSGYTSASAAPSGKEGVEITYGSAIKLMHEKTKFRLHSHDVPYGSGSGQQSVTGFPGVTDSNSYWIVKPVPGTAFKQGDAIKNGATIRLQHMKTRKWLHSHLHASPISGNLEVSCFGDDSNSDTGDHWKLTIEGSGKIWKQDQRVRLQHIDTSGYLHSHDKKYQRIAGGQQEVCGIREKRADNVWLAAEGVYLPVNESSK from the exons ATGGCTCTGGGATTCTTCTGCCTCGCTCTCTTCCTTTACCTGAGCCTTGATCCCGATTCAGGCTACACCTCCGCTTCCGCCGCACCTTCCGGTAAAGAAGGTGTCGAG ATAACTTATGGGAGCGCGATTAAGCTGATGCACGAGAAGACTAAGTTTCGTCTGCATTCACACGATGTGCCTTACGGATCCGGCAGTGGTCAGCAGTCTGTCACTGGCTTTCCCGGCGTCACTGATTCCAACAGCTACTGG ATTGTTAAACCTGTGCCTGGGACAGCATTCAAGCAAGGTGATGCCATCAAGAATGGAGCAACTATCAGATTGCAGCACATGAAGACCAGAAAATGGCTCCACAGTCACTTGCATGCATCCCCTATTTCAGGCAACTTAGAG GTTAGCTGCTTTGGGGATGATTCAAATTCCGATACTGGGGATCACTGGAA GCTTACAATCGAAGGTAGTGGAAAGATATGGAAACAAGACCAAAGAGTCAGGCTTCAACACATTGACACTAGTGGCTACCTCCATAGCCACGACAAGAAGTACCAGCGCATAGCCGGTGGTCAGCAAGAG GTCTGTGGAATCCGGGAGAAGCGGGCTGATAATGTTTGGTTGGCAGCAGAAGGAGTATACCTTCCCGTTAATGAGAGTAGCAAATAA
- the LOC103864609 gene encoding potassium channel AKT1 isoform X2 → MTFFVGYLDKSTYLLVDDRKMIAFKYLRSWFVLDLISTIPSEVAMKISSQSYGLFNMLRLWRVRRVGALFARLEKDRNFNYFWVRCAKLVCVTIFAVHCAACFYYLIAARHHDPAKTWIGASNANFHDESLWMRYVTSMYWSITTLTTVGYGDLHPVNTKEMIFDIFYMLFNLGLTAYLIGNMTNLVVHGTSRTRNFRDTIQAASNFARRNHLPPRLQDQMLAHLCLKYRTDSEGLQQQETLDALPKAIRSSISHFLFYSLMDKVYLFRGVSNDLLFQLVSEMKAEYFPPKEDVILQNEAPTDFYILVNGTADLVVQDGGTENAVKEVKAGDIIGEIGVLCYKPQLFTVRTKRLCQLLRMNRTTFLNIIQANVGDGTIIMNNLLQHLKEMNDPVMASVLLETENMLAKGKLDLPINLFFAAMREDDLLLHQLLKRGQDPNESDNNGRTPLHIAASKGSLNCVLHLLEYHADPNCRDAEGNIPLWEAMVEGHEKIVKVLLEHGATIEAGDVGHFACTAAEQGNLKLLKEIVRHGGDVTRPRATGTSALHAAVCEGNIEMVKYLLEQGADVNKQDMHNWTAKDLADQQGHEEIKALFREKNNERTHIESSASVPILKTARRFLGRGTSEPNIRPPSREVSFRITETRPRRKTNNFDNSLFGILASQNVQKNGLATVDESRVVNQVRVTISCKEKDEVAVKLVLLPGSFKELLELGSSKCGIVAARVMSKDQNMAEIDDVDVIRDGDHLIFATDSSQS, encoded by the exons ATGACTTTCTTTGTGGGTTACCTTGATAAATCAACTTACCTCCTTGTCGATGATCGTAAAATGATTGCCTTCAAGTACTTGCGTTCTTGGTTCGTCCTCGACCTCATATCAACCATCCCCTCTGAGGTGGCTATGAAAATCTCATCCCAGTCTTACGGATTATTTAACATGCTTCGGCTTTGGCGTGTTCGCAGAGTCGGTGCCTTGTTTGCCAG GCTTGAAAAAGATCGCAACTTCAACTATTTTTGGGTCCGGTGTGCAAAACTCGTTTGT GTTACGATTTTTGCGGTTCATTGTGCTGCATGTTTCTATTACCTTATCGCCGCACGTCACCATGACCCAGCAAAGACCTGGATTGGAGCATCTAACGCGAACTTCCATGACGAAAGCTTGTGGATGCGATATGTGACTTCCATGTACTGGTCCATCACTACTCTAACCACTGTTGGTTATGGTGATTTGCATCCAGTGAACACAAAGGAAATGATATTTGACATTTTCTATATGCTCTTCAACCTCGGGTTAACAGCATACTTGATTGGTAACATGACCAATTTGGTAGTCCATGGAACAAGTCGGACAAGAAACTTT AGAGATACAATACAAGCTGCTTCAAACTTCGCTCGTAGGAACCATTTACCACCTCGTTTGCAAGATCAGATGCTTGCACATTTATGCTTGAAGTACCGAACAGACTCTGAGGGGCTGCAACAGCAAGAGACTCTTGATGCACTCCCAAAAGCAATTAGATCTAGTATATCACACTTCCTTTTCTACTCTCTTATGGATAAAGTCTACCTCTTTCGCGGAGTATCCAATGACTTGCTTTTCCAGCTg GTCTCAgaaatgaaagcagagtacttCCCACCAAAAGAAGATGTAATCTTGCAGAACGAAGCGCCAACAGACTTCTACATCCTTGTGAACGGTACTGCG GACTTGGTTGTTCAAGATGGTGGAACAGAAAAT GCTGTGAAAGAGGTTAAAGCTGGAGACATTATAGGGGAGATAGGTGTGTTGTGTTACAAACCACAACTGTTTACTGTGAGAACAAAACGGCTGTGCCAACTATTGCGTATGAACCGTACAACTTTCTTGAATATCATTCAGGCTAATGTTGGAGATGGAACCATAATCATGAATAACTTACTTCAA CATTTAAAAGAGATGAATGATCCCGTGATGGCGAGTGTTCTGTTGGAGACAGAGAACATGCTTGCAAAGGGTAAACTGGATCTTCCTATCAACTTATTCTTCGCTGCTATGAGAGAAGATGATTTGCTTTTACATCAGTTACTAAAGAGAGGACAAGATCCAAATGAATCGGATAACAATGGCAGAACGCCTCTG CATATAGCAGCATCAAAAGGAAGTCTCAACTGTGTGCTTCATTTGTTGGAGTACCATGCAGACCCTAACTGTAGAG ACGCTGAAGGGAACATACCACTATGGGAAGCAATGGTGGAAGGACATGAGAAAATTGTAAAAGTATTGTTGGAACATGGTGCTACCATAGAGGCAGGGGATGTGGGTCATTTTGCATGCACCGCGGCTGAACAAGGCAACTTGAAGCTACTAAAAGAAATAGTTCGACATGGTGGAGATGTTACCCGTCCAAGAGCCACAGGGACCTCTGCACTCCATGCTGCTGTATGTGAAGGGAATATCGAAATGGTTAAGTATCTCCTCGAGCAAGGTGCGGACGTTAACAAACAAGATATGCATAACTGGACGGCCAAGGATCTCGCTGACCAACAAGGGCATGAGGAGATTAAAGCATTATTCAGagaaaagaacaatgagagGACGCATATTGAGTCGAGTGCCTCGGTTCCTATACTCAAAACCGCGAGACGATTCCTAGGAAGAGGTACTAGTGAACCCAACATCCGCCCTCCATCAAGAGAGGTGTCCTTTAGGATCACTGAAACAAGGCCAAGGCGGAAAACAAACAACTTCGACAACTCGTTGTTTGGGATCTTAGCTAGTCAAAACGTGCAAAAGAACGGGCTTGCCACGGTGGACGAAAGCAGAGTCGTGAACCAGGTGAGGGTGACGATTAGTTGTAAGGAGAAAGATGAGGTAGCAGTGAAGCTGGTGCTGCTTCCAGGGAGTTTCAAGGAGTTGCTAGAATTGGGTTCCAGCAAGTGTGGTATTGTTGCTGCCAGAGTTATGAGCAAAGATCAGAACATGGCAGAGATTGATGATGTAGATGTTATAAGAGATGGAGATCATCTCATCTTTGCAACTGATTCTAGCCAGTCCTAG